The DNA region CATCATGCTTTCCACCTCACCAATGGGAATAAGCGAGGATACTAATATTACAGAGACTTTTTCCCATTCTTTTCCTTGTAAAAATACGGGTTGCTCGTGCCAATGTGCGTGCATCAATGCTTTTTCTATTTCTTCCTTGGAGGACAATTCTTGTTTGTTATCATCCACCAATGCCAATACTTTTCCATCCTTTTCTTTTTCTGCCCAAGAAAGATAAAAACTCCAAATGGCATTTTTATAAATATTCAAATACAAGGAATCCAACACAGTGGAACTGCTCGTTTTGAAACCGGAATAAAAGGAACAATACAATAATACATCGGATGCAAATTCGCTTTTGATCTCTGGCGTACGCACCACCAATTCTCCTGAGCGCGCATAGATCGACCACACGATACGGCGGATATCATCATTGTCCTCAAACTGTTTAAATTGATACAGATCACCTTGCGCCATTTGACTGGTTTCCGCACGGCGATCAGACATATCCGCTTTGCGTGGTAACACTTTTACCTCAGGCACTTTTGTTTTTTCAGGTAAATTTTGCAAAAGGAAATGCGCAGGTATTTTTTGAGAAAAAGAAAATAGATGTAAAAAGTCTCCTATATATAATTGAATATAATCTATGGCATAATCTTTTACATCTTGCAATTGAATGACCGCTCGATAATAGGTTTTCTTTTGACTCATTTGAAAATGAGAAGACTCTTCTAACTCTACTAATTTGGATAAATAATTGCCCCCAATAAATTGACATTTTAACAAGCAAAGAGCATGGGCTCGTAATTTGGGTTCAATTTCCAATTGTACTTCAAATAAATCCTTTTTAAACGCATTTTGTTGAATCAGATGTACGCGAATATTTTTACTATTTTTCCGAATTAGCCACCAAGGAATAAAGGTTGTCAATAGTGCAAACAGCAAAATGCAGCCAATTGCATACATGGCAATCGTTTTACATACTTTTAGAATAGCAATAAAACTTTCATTTTGATCCTTTTCTATAATACGCAAACTCATCGCTGCGAGTCCTATCAAGCAGAAAAATAACAATCCATACCAAGTTAATGGCAGACTTGATTTCATCCATTGTTTGCTCTTGTGTAAAAATTCCCATCTCATACTCACTTGTAAAGTTAAGCGTCTTGTTGGTCTTTCAAAGGTTAATTTATTCTTAGAATTGAAATACAAATAAAAAGTTTGAAATATGCAATAACGCT from Rhizosphaericola mali includes:
- a CDS encoding DUF58 domain-containing protein, producing the protein MYFNSKNKLTFERPTRRLTLQVSMRWEFLHKSKQWMKSSLPLTWYGLLFFCLIGLAAMSLRIIEKDQNESFIAILKVCKTIAMYAIGCILLFALLTTFIPWWLIRKNSKNIRVHLIQQNAFKKDLFEVQLEIEPKLRAHALCLLKCQFIGGNYLSKLVELEESSHFQMSQKKTYYRAVIQLQDVKDYAIDYIQLYIGDFLHLFSFSQKIPAHFLLQNLPEKTKVPEVKVLPRKADMSDRRAETSQMAQGDLYQFKQFEDNDDIRRIVWSIYARSGELVVRTPEIKSEFASDVLLYCSFYSGFKTSSSTVLDSLYLNIYKNAIWSFYLSWAEKEKDGKVLALVDDNKQELSSKEEIEKALMHAHWHEQPVFLQGKEWEKVSVILVSSLIPIGEVESMMQQLPDAVQIIQIKISEMIDQLPSKIWMPTVFLETEKIPEFQNKWQWQMNTSRKALVENETAIAQLLSNRITKISL